In Bacillota bacterium, the genomic window CAATTTTTTCCATTTCTGGGGCAGGAATCCGCAGGAACGCCTCCACCACGCGCGGGTCAAACTGCCGCCCTACTCCCCGGCACAGCTCCTCGATTGCTTCTTCGGCCGTGCGTGCGCGCCGGTAAGGCCTGTCGGACGTCATGGCGTCATAGGCGTCAGCTGCGCTGATAATGCGCGCCAGGAGAGGTATCTTCTCCCCTGCCAGGCCGTCTGGGTAGCCGCCCCCGTCATAGTCCTCATGGTGGTGCCGTATGGCAGCGACCACCTGGGGAGGAAACCTGGCCGGCTCCACGATCCTTCCTCCCACCACAGGGTGGCTCTTAACCTCCTCCCACTCCGCTGGCTCAAGGGGTCCGGACTTCAGAAGAATGCTCTCGGGCACGCCGATTTTACCTATGTCGTGCAGGAGCGCGGCCAAGTAGAGCTGCTCCTGCTCCTCATCGCTTAGGCCAATGACGCGGGCGCACGCCTGCGCCAGCCGGGCCACCCGCACGGAGTGCCCCCGCGTGTACATGTCCTTGGCCTCCAGAGCCGCTGCCAGCGCCTGCAAGGCACTCAGGTAATACTGGCGCAGTGACACATAGAGGCGGGCGTTTTCCAGCGCCAGGCCCACCTGGCCCGCCACGGTGGCCAGATACCCAACCTCTTCCTCTGACCAGCGTCGCGGTACCGGAGAGTAGACCTTCAGAGTGCCCAGTATCTTCCCCCCTGCTCTTACCGGCGCCACGGCCATTGCCCGCGCCTCGGGCGCGTAATAGGGCGGCTGCATGCCGGGCCCGGCGGCGGCCGTATCGTCCACCGCAACAGGCTCCCCTCTCCGGAGCGCTTCGCCCAGCAGGCTACCCTCCGGCCGGACACGGGCCGCTCTTTCCTGTAGCTCCGCGCTCATACCCGAGCTAGCCTTGAGCACCAGTTCGCCCGTCTTCTCGTCAAGCAGGTGCAGCGCACGCCCCTGCGCGCCAAGGACCTCCCCTACACCAGCCAGAGCCGTCTCGAGCACCTTGCTCTCATCGAGGTGGCCAGCCAACTCCTGCCCCAGGTCGATCAGGCGTTCCAGCATGGCCGCCCTCGCCTGCAACCGGCGAAAAAGGCGCGCGTTCTCCAGCGCCAGGCCCAGGCCGGTGCCCAGGGTGGTCAAGAAAGCGGCCTCGTCCTCGCTGAAGGGCACGCCTTCAGGCCGGCCCGCGACGGTCAACACGCCCGTCACCTTGCCCCCTACCGTGAGGGGCACGGCTACCGCCGGCCGCCTTTCTGCAGCCATACCGGCTCCGGGGCGGCTGTCGAAGTGCACGGCGCGCCCTTCCCGCTCAACGGCAGCAACAACTTCACCAGCCGGCACGATCCGGAACTCGTCGCCGGGCTCCAGGGTCGCCGCCGTCTCGGCAGCCAAGGCCGCCGGCATCCCCTCGCTCAGCATCACCACGGACCCGCTGGTGGCGCCGGTCACCTTCAGCACCGCCTCCAAGGCCCGCTGCGCCACCTCGCTCACTTCGAGGCTACCGGACACCGTCCGGGAGAAATCGTAGAGAAAGGCGAGCTGGTCCGCTTTTTTCCGGATACCCCGCGGCTCTGCCTCCCTGGCAAGCTTGTCCCTGTACATGGCGTAGTCGGCCTCCTTATATACCTCGACCAGTGGACACCCCGGATCTTCGGCCGTGGCCGTGCCCACCGAAATGCTCAAGGGGAACTCGGGGCGCGCCGCATTATCCTCCTCCACTGCCTGTGTTATGCGCCGCGCCACTTCCCCCGCCGTCGCCCGGTCCGTTTGCGACAACACCACGGCAAATTCATCTCCACCGACCCGGGCCACCAGGTCGGACCCCCTGACGCATCTTGCGATCACCTTGGCGGCGCGGCGCAAGAGCTCGTCGCCCCACCCGTGGCCCAGGGTGTCGTTAACCACCTTCAGGCCATCGAGGTCGCAGAGGATGAGACTCACGGGAAAGGAGCGACCTTTCTCCAGCCGCCGCAGTTCCTCCTCGAAGAAGGCGCGGTTGTAAAGTCCGGTAAGAGCGTCGTGGGTGCTCCAGTGCCTCAGTTCGTCCTCCATCTGCTTGCGCCCACCGATGTCGCGGATGCACTGAACCGCCCCGAGCAAGTTCCCCGCCTCATCATAGATTGGCGCCGCAATGGTCCAGAAATGAAGGCCTCTGCCGCCGTAAGCATAGGGGGCGAACCCTTCACCGACAAGGATTTGCCCCTTCCTCTCGACCTTCTCGTATCCACTCTCCCACTCTTTGCCGTTGCCGAGCAGGATGTTCACGAGGATGGGCCTGCGTTCCCCGTAAAACGGGGCGGCGTAGGCGTATTCGCCCCTGCCCAGCACTTCTTCCTTCCTGACCCCCGTCATTTCCTCTACGGCCCGGTTCCACACGACCACCTTGCCTTCGCGGTCGACGGCAATGACGCCATCCGGGAGGGAGTCGACGATCCTCTCGAGAAAGTCCAATCCCCACTCTGTCTTTTCCGTTCGCTGTTCTGAGTTCACGCTATCCACCATCCCTTAAAACGCTTTTCTTTTAATCTCAGTATAAATTAGGCTTGGTTACCGCACCGCCAAAAGGCCTCAAAAACCTCCGTTTGCAGGCAACATCGAGTCTTAACAGAGCCAAGCATTTTTATAATACCTTGCCCAGCATTTTTTCTATGCACTCCTCATCCTCTAAAAACAAAACATTTCTGCTTTCAAAACCGGCAAGGGTATTTTCAATGAAGTTATTGATCTCATTTTTACGGATATTCATAATATGGTAGATACCGAAGTCAAAATCTGATTTATCCAGCTCAAACATTTCCTTTAGAAGTTTTGTAAAACGTTGTAGTTTTTCGCTCATTTATACAATCCTCCTATTCAGCGCTATTCATGCGATATCGTTGCATGCTTCTTGCCTCTATACCTTGAGTCTGCCGGTTTTTGGGCATCTTTAGGAATCGCCCAGACCCAGCCGAGACGCACTGCCCCCGATACTCGCCCTTGCTCGCATAAGACTTGTACCCGTCGTTGAGATATACCCCACTTCTCAGCAGCTTCTTTAGCAGTAATATATTCCATAGACATACCTCTCAAAAAGTTATAATAGTACAAGAATATTATATTCGAAAGTACGAATAATGGCAAGTATTTCATCCAAACTGCGGGAGATTTTCAGCAGGTGTTTTCTCCCCCCAGCCTACGGTAACATATACAATTTGTCCCAAAAGCCCATAAAGTCTTGCCACACAAGGCTTTATGGGTTGTGTTTTCTTTTAAGTGATACTACAACCTCGATGTGCTTCGAACTATGCCACGCATGTTCAAAACATCCTGTCCGATGCTCATAAGTTTTTAAGGTTTGAACGCGACTCAACAACTCTAAAATAATTTTATCATAATTCATCAAATTATCTCCTTAAATTTTATCAATTTTACTTATAGATGGTAATTTTATTAATGTCAATGATAAATTATGATTTTTTTTATTTTATTATTATTTATCAAAAAATCGGCGGTAGTTTCTAAAACCAGAGTTCACCCGCATCTAATCTATTCTTGTTTCAAAGTCGGCAAAACCTTACTTAAATATTCCTGCCAATACCCCTCACCATCACCCACTAAATTATGCAACCAAAAATACGTCATTAAAACCTCAAATTCCTGTTTTCTACCTTTTGTAAAAGGTTTTTTTGGCATATTTCTATACAGCGAATCAAGATTAAAAAGGTTGCTCTTCTGCTTAATGTCATAATCATATTTTCTCCAAGAATGTTGACTCTTTTTTCTATGTGTGACAGGCCATAAATCTTCATTTTGATAAAAATAGTTGACCCAATCATCTGCAAAGGCCATTACCTTATTATTCTGCCTCCTGCCACCCGTTTCTTTAAAAAGCTCAAAGAAAAACCGTTTTAAAATAGCTTGCCAGTAATATATACTCAGGGGATTTAATCCCGACTGCATGCGCCTTCGAAAAGATGCCTCTTCCTGTTACTTTGCATATTTATCAATAAGTTCGATTATTTCATTTATCTTTTCATCCCCATACCCTTCTTTAAAAGCCTCCTTTACACAATGCTTTATGTGCTGATCGATTATTTTTAAATTTGCCTTTTTTAATTGTGCCTGTACCGCCAGTATCTGTTTTGATATATCAACACAGTACCGGTCATCCTCAATCATTTTTATTACGCCTTCTATTTGCCCTTTTGAAGTTTTCAAAAGGTTAAGTACCTGCTGTTTGTTCATACCATCCATAAAAATCACTCCTACAAGATTAAAACTAAATGGGCAGAGTTCCTCCCTGCCCACTTAAAACTGTTACTCTACACGTGTAACCTCATAACCCGCGTCGCTTATTGCTGCTTTGAATTTTTCATC contains:
- a CDS encoding diguanylate cyclase, with protein sequence MVDSVNSEQRTEKTEWGLDFLERIVDSLPDGVIAVDREGKVVVWNRAVEEMTGVRKEEVLGRGEYAYAAPFYGERRPILVNILLGNGKEWESGYEKVERKGQILVGEGFAPYAYGGRGLHFWTIAAPIYDEAGNLLGAVQCIRDIGGRKQMEDELRHWSTHDALTGLYNRAFFEEELRRLEKGRSFPVSLILCDLDGLKVVNDTLGHGWGDELLRRAAKVIARCVRGSDLVARVGGDEFAVVLSQTDRATAGEVARRITQAVEEDNAARPEFPLSISVGTATAEDPGCPLVEVYKEADYAMYRDKLAREAEPRGIRKKADQLAFLYDFSRTVSGSLEVSEVAQRALEAVLKVTGATSGSVVMLSEGMPAALAAETAATLEPGDEFRIVPAGEVVAAVEREGRAVHFDSRPGAGMAAERRPAVAVPLTVGGKVTGVLTVAGRPEGVPFSEDEAAFLTTLGTGLGLALENARLFRRLQARAAMLERLIDLGQELAGHLDESKVLETALAGVGEVLGAQGRALHLLDEKTGELVLKASSGMSAELQERAARVRPEGSLLGEALRRGEPVAVDDTAAAGPGMQPPYYAPEARAMAVAPVRAGGKILGTLKVYSPVPRRWSEEEVGYLATVAGQVGLALENARLYVSLRQYYLSALQALAAALEAKDMYTRGHSVRVARLAQACARVIGLSDEEQEQLYLAALLHDIGKIGVPESILLKSGPLEPAEWEEVKSHPVVGGRIVEPARFPPQVVAAIRHHHEDYDGGGYPDGLAGEKIPLLARIISAADAYDAMTSDRPYRRARTAEEAIEELCRGVGRQFDPRVVEAFLRIPAPEMEKI
- a CDS encoding DNA-binding protein — translated: MEYITAKEAAEKWGISQRRVQVLCEQGRVSGAVRLGWVWAIPKDAQKPADSRYRGKKHATISHE
- a CDS encoding metal-sensing transcriptional repressor gives rise to the protein MNKQQVLNLLKTSKGQIEGVIKMIEDDRYCVDISKQILAVQAQLKKANLKIIDQHIKHCVKEAFKEGYGDEKINEIIELIDKYAK